The following proteins are co-located in the Tachysurus vachellii isolate PV-2020 chromosome 17, HZAU_Pvac_v1, whole genome shotgun sequence genome:
- the dnajc18 gene encoding dnaJ homolog subfamily C member 18 — MPGFGSDKEESDRLIEKAKICLRLGQKEKALQMLYEALKIYPSTRARVLIDAIVKNGSAAAPETERTYTPPPGWRNTDEEISTRRRQQRYSTGDADEISSDDKKSYTEEQRQGVLRIQRCKDFYEILGVPKDASDEDLKKAYRKLALRFHPDKNCAPGATDAFKAIGNAYAVLSNPEKRQQYDQYGEQGAAETAGHSSAQPRYAHTHQRTFHRDFEADISPEELFNIFFGGRFPTGNIHVYTNRGATYSHFYQPRRRRAYERREEEVQENRSQNTFTAFLQLLPVLVLILISVITQLMATNPPYSLFYKPSMGLVVSRETQHMGVQYYVDKSFEKEYHGAALDELEKTIETDYIDHLQSSCWKEKQQKSDLANLGQLYRDERLKQKAETMKLDHCEKLHRFVGRQRGN; from the exons ATGCCTGGGTTTGGATCTGATAAAGAAGAATCGGACAGACTGATAGAGAAAGCTAAGATATGTCTAAGATtaggacagaaagaaaaagcccTGCAGATGTTATATGAAGCACTGAAAATATACCCCAGCACCCGAGCCCGAG TCCTCATTGATGCCATTGTGAAGAACGGGAGTGCAGCCGCTCCAGAAACCGAGCGTACGTACACTCCACCACCCGGGTGGAGGAACACAGATGAAGAAATATCCACTCGGCGGCGGCAACAGCGTTACAGCACAGGAGATGCTGATGAGATATCGAGCGATGACAAGAAAAGCTACACTGAAGAACAGAGGCAGGGAGTCCTAAG GATACAGAGATGTAAAGATTTCTATGAGATTCTGGGTGTTCCAAAAGATGCTAGTgatgaggatctgaaaaaagcGTATCGTAAGCTTGCACTGCGTTTTCATCCAGACAAGAACTGTGCTCCTGGAGCTACTGATGCTTTTAAAG CTATTGGTAATGCCTACGCAGTGCTGAGTAACCCAGAGAAGAGGCAGCAATATGATCAATATGGTGAACAGGGTGCTGCAGAGACAGCTGGTCACTCCTCAGCCCAACCTCGttacgctcacacacaccaacggACCTTCCACAGGGACTTTGAGGCCGACATCTCACCAGAAGAGCTCTTTAACATCTTCTTTGGTGGCAGGTTTCCAACAG GAAACAttcatgtatacacaaacagagGAGCTACTTATTCACATTTCTACCAGCCACGCAGACGACGTGCATATGAGAGACGGGAGGAGGAAGTACAGGAAAATCGCAGCCAG aatacaTTCACTGCCTTCCTGCAGCTTCTGCCTGTCCTGGTGCTAATCCTCATCTCTGTAATAACACAGCTGATGGCCACTAATCCCCCTTACAGCCTTTTCTACAAACC GTCCATGGGTTTGGTGGTGTCCAGAGAGACTCAGCACATGGGTGTCCAGTATTATGTGGATAAGAGCTTTGAGAAGGAGTACCATGGGGCAGCTCTGGATGAACTGGAGAAGACCATTGAGACTGATTACATAGACCATCTACAGAGCAGCTGCTGGAAAGAGAAGCAACAGA AGTCTGACCTGGCTAACCTGGGTCAGCTTTATCGTGACGAGCGGCTGAAGCAGAAAGCTGAGACCATGAAGCTGGACCACTGTGAGAAGCTGCATCGCTTTGTGGGCCGCCAAAGGGGCAACTAA
- the ecscr gene encoding endothelial cell-specific chemotaxis regulator produces MTLLLSTFIVLCVSVSLTAVTVSTNTNTTNVTQNQSTGDAAHPTQTPENGLTTLAFGVMSFILILIIVMVILVTVVNFRGWCSNTKEEGVKNYGSVTSEGQVRQAGERESIMLVSMRTLSTDTDTESLRISSIYSTALDDEYQ; encoded by the exons ATGACTCTGCTCTTATCTACTTTCATtgtcctctgtgtgtctgtatcacttACTGCAG TGACTGTcagtacaaatacaaatacaactaACGTGACTCAGAATCAATCTACAg GCGATGCTGCTCATCCAACACAGACACCAGAAAACGGGCTCACCACTTTAGCCTTTG GTGTGATGAGTTTCATTCTCATTTTGATCATTGTTATGGTGATCTTGGTAACAGTTGTTAACTTCAGAGGATGGTGCAGTAATACAAAGGAAGAGG GTGTCAAAAACTATGGCTCAGTGACGTCGGAAGG CCAAGTAAGACAAGCTGGAGAGAGGGAAAGCATAATGCTAGTCTCCATGAGGACATTAAGCACAGACACTG aCACAGAATCTCTACGGATCTCCTCCATTTACAGTACAGCACTGGACGATGAATACCAATAG